The proteins below are encoded in one region of Nocardioides marmorisolisilvae:
- a CDS encoding cytidine deaminase, with product MSDLSAEDHKLVVLARATRARTGAAHGAALRDLDGRTYAGATVELPSLQVSAVGVCIAMAVASGAKGAEAVVVLGADDPAAEDLAALRDFAGAGVPVHAGDPSGALKSTLIS from the coding sequence ATGAGCGATCTGAGCGCCGAGGACCACAAGCTCGTCGTACTGGCCCGGGCCACCCGCGCCCGCACTGGCGCCGCCCACGGCGCCGCGTTGCGCGACCTCGACGGGCGGACCTACGCGGGCGCGACCGTGGAGCTGCCGTCGTTGCAGGTCTCAGCGGTCGGGGTCTGCATTGCGATGGCTGTCGCCAGTGGCGCTAAGGGAGCCGAGGCGGTGGTGGTGCTCGGCGCGGACGATCCCGCCGCCGAGGACCTGGCCGCGCTCCGCGACTTCGCCGGTGCGGGGGTGCCTGTGCATGCAGGCGACCCCAGCGGGGCACTGAAGTCGACGCTGATCAGCTGA
- a CDS encoding hemolysin family protein: MRADSPGLLILVIGLVVLAGVLSSADAALASFSRARAEELTHDRRPGARRLLDVLDDPAPVLNTVLFARSLCETAAVVVITLMITGSYGRSATAIVVAVAVMVVISFVAVGVGPRTLGRQHSERIALVAAGPMLLLSRVLGPVPRLLILLGNALTPGRGFSAGPFASEAELREMVDLAEASSVIESGEREMIHSVFELGDTSVREVMVPRTDVVYIERHKTLRQAMSLFLRTGYSRVPVVGEDLDDIVGFAYLKDISRRVFDRQDAQSTEHVDTLMRPVLHVPDSKPVDDLLREMQAARRHIAVVVDEYGGTAGLVTIEDVLEEIVGEITDEFDPDEVPVESLPDGSTRVSSRFPVDDLDEVVGITLDEETVEDVDSVGGLMAKHLGKVPIPGSVVEVGGLIFEAEGTTGRRKRIGTVLITPLPTSRSDHADHADHAGHTGTLPDRTSLDSPA; the protein is encoded by the coding sequence ATGAGGGCAGACAGTCCGGGCCTGCTGATCCTGGTCATCGGACTCGTCGTACTCGCCGGCGTGCTGAGCAGCGCCGACGCGGCACTCGCCTCGTTCTCGCGCGCCCGCGCCGAGGAGCTCACCCATGACCGCAGGCCCGGGGCGCGGCGGTTGCTCGACGTGCTCGACGACCCGGCGCCCGTGCTCAACACCGTCCTGTTCGCGCGCAGCCTCTGCGAAACCGCGGCGGTGGTGGTGATCACCCTGATGATCACCGGGAGCTACGGCCGGAGCGCAACCGCGATCGTGGTGGCGGTCGCGGTGATGGTGGTGATCTCGTTCGTCGCGGTGGGGGTCGGCCCGCGCACCCTCGGCCGGCAGCACTCGGAGCGGATCGCCCTGGTTGCCGCGGGGCCGATGTTGCTCCTGTCCCGGGTGCTCGGTCCGGTGCCTCGGCTGCTGATCCTGCTCGGCAACGCGCTGACGCCGGGGAGGGGGTTCTCCGCCGGTCCGTTCGCCTCCGAGGCGGAGTTGCGCGAGATGGTCGACCTCGCCGAGGCCTCCAGCGTCATCGAGTCGGGGGAGCGGGAGATGATCCACTCCGTCTTCGAGCTCGGCGACACCAGCGTGCGCGAGGTGATGGTGCCGCGCACGGACGTGGTCTACATCGAGCGGCACAAGACCCTGCGCCAGGCGATGTCGCTGTTCCTGCGCACCGGGTACTCCCGGGTGCCGGTGGTGGGGGAGGACCTCGACGACATCGTCGGCTTCGCCTACCTCAAGGACATCTCCCGACGCGTCTTCGACCGTCAGGACGCCCAGAGCACCGAGCACGTCGACACACTGATGCGGCCGGTGCTGCATGTGCCGGACTCCAAGCCGGTCGACGACCTGCTCCGCGAGATGCAGGCCGCGCGCCGGCACATCGCCGTCGTGGTCGACGAGTACGGCGGCACCGCGGGGCTGGTCACCATCGAGGACGTCCTGGAGGAGATCGTCGGCGAGATCACCGACGAGTTCGACCCCGACGAGGTGCCGGTGGAGTCGCTCCCCGACGGCTCCACCCGAGTCTCGTCGCGCTTCCCGGTCGACGATCTCGACGAGGTCGTCGGGATCACCCTGGACGAGGAGACCGTCGAGGACGTCGACTCGGTGGGCGGCCTGATGGCCAAGCACCTCGGGAAGGTTCCGATCCCCGGATCGGTCGTCGAGGTGGGCGGCCTGATCTTCGAGGCGGAGGGCACCACCGGGCGTCGCAAGCGGATCGGCACCGTGCTGATCACACCGTTGCCGACCAGCAGGTCCGACCACGCCGACCACGCCGACCACGCCGGCCACACCGGCACGCTGCCCGACCGGACCTCCCTAGACTCGCCCGCATGA
- the ybeY gene encoding rRNA maturation RNase YbeY: MTVEVLNESGVTIDARRTQRLARFVMDRMRVHPLAELCVTAVDEETIAELNAKWMDKEGPTDVLAFPMDELRPGKVNEEPEEGVLGDLVLCPVVAERQAETAGHSTTDELDLLTVHGILHLLGYDHAEPEEHKEMFGLQARLLGEWQGSSGGPEK, from the coding sequence ATGACCGTCGAGGTGCTCAACGAGTCGGGGGTGACCATCGACGCCCGCCGGACGCAGCGGCTGGCTCGCTTCGTCATGGACCGGATGCGCGTGCATCCGCTCGCCGAGCTCTGCGTGACGGCCGTCGACGAGGAGACCATCGCCGAGCTCAACGCGAAGTGGATGGACAAGGAGGGCCCGACGGACGTGCTGGCCTTCCCGATGGACGAGCTGCGCCCGGGCAAGGTCAACGAGGAGCCCGAGGAGGGCGTGCTCGGCGACTTGGTGCTCTGCCCGGTCGTGGCCGAGCGGCAGGCGGAGACCGCGGGGCACTCCACGACCGACGAGCTCGACCTGCTCACCGTGCACGGCATCTTGCACCTGCTGGGCTACGACCACGCCGAGCCTGAGGAGCACAAGGAGATGTTCGGCCTCCAGGCCCGGCTGCTCGGGGAGTGGCAGGGGTCGTCGGGAGGCCCCGAGAAATGA